From Penaeus chinensis breed Huanghai No. 1 chromosome 43, ASM1920278v2, whole genome shotgun sequence, a single genomic window includes:
- the LOC125048167 gene encoding uncharacterized protein LOC125048167 isoform X3: MGTYVLFPEKMLANLTSLIWGTPSAEEPKDTAEGKPASGGEPSDTQTAPESSQPFKCATPTIRAATPVDGEESDWVLVERAVSPSSVLTPDENDDSPMREEVSNETGGQQVAVPQPRNRVAQRAAKLLQAIDVLRPAQKAQRRREERRLKAKHLERSNKVREVASAGNKRSRRCDMMTPAKFSRAVNNRKC; this comes from the exons AGAAAATGCTGGCCAACCTCACGTCGCTGATATGGGGAACTCCGAGCGCAGAAGAGCCGAAGGACACCGCGGAGGGCAAGCCAGCGAGCGGAGGAGAGCCCAGTGACACGCAGACGGCGCCGGAGAGCAGTCAGCCGTTCAAGTGTGCGACGCCCACCATCCGAGCCGCGACGCCCGTGGATGGGGAGGAGTCGGACTGGGTGCTGGTGGAGAGGGCTG TGTCTCCCTCCTCCGTGCTCACCCCTGATGAGAACGATGACTCCCCCATGAGAGAAGAGGTCAGTAATGAAACGGGAGGGCAGCAAGTAGCTGTTCCACAACCTAGAAACCGCGTGGCCCAACGAGCAGCCAAGCTTCTCCAGGCTATAGATGTGCTTAGGCCAGCTCAGAAG GCccagcgaaggagggaggagagacgccTGAAAGCAAAGCATCTTGAACGCTCCAACAAAGTAAGAGAAGTGGCTAGTGCAGGAAACAAGAGATCCAGGCGTTGTGACATGATGACTCCTGCCAAATTTTCCCGTGCAGTAAACAACCGCAAGTGCTAA
- the LOC125048167 gene encoding tumor protein p53-inducible nuclear protein 2-like isoform X2, giving the protein MLANLTSLIWGTPSAEEPKDTAEGKPASGGEPSDTQTAPESSQPFKCATPTIRAATPVDGEESDWVLVERAEAGGVSHGDDQTTTQRLPVPSSVLASSPLPFAGEVGEAATQEWLMTPPPCFTRSQTAPLASSPLENLLIEHPSMSVYLPRPTSAAIGRIFPRRVLSHPSPYSRSSPSVSPSSVLTPDENDDSPMREEVSNETGGQQVAVPQPRNRVAQRAAKLLQAIDVLRPAQKAQRRREERRLKAKHLERSNKVREVASAGNKRSRRCDMMTPAKFSRAVNNRKC; this is encoded by the exons ATGCTGGCCAACCTCACGTCGCTGATATGGGGAACTCCGAGCGCAGAAGAGCCGAAGGACACCGCGGAGGGCAAGCCAGCGAGCGGAGGAGAGCCCAGTGACACGCAGACGGCGCCGGAGAGCAGTCAGCCGTTCAAGTGTGCGACGCCCACCATCCGAGCCGCGACGCCCGTGGATGGGGAGGAGTCGGACTGGGTGCTGGTGGAGAGGGCTG AGGCTGGTGGTGTGAGCCATGGGGATGACCAAACAACAACGCAGCGGCTACCAGTACCTTCATCTGTGCTCGCTTCATCGCCGCTACCTTTTGCTGGGGAGGTGGGTGAGGCTGCGACACAGGAATGGCTCATGACTCCTCCACCATGTTTTACACGGTCACAGACAGCTCCCCTGGCCTCTTCTCCACTTGAAAATTTGCTCATTGAGCATCCAAGCATGTCTGTGTACCTGCCACGCCCCACCAGTGCTGCCATTGGGAGAATATTTCCACGACGGGTATTATCTCATCCCTCCCCATATTCCCGTTCTTCCCCCTCAGTGTCTCCCTCCTCCGTGCTCACCCCTGATGAGAACGATGACTCCCCCATGAGAGAAGAGGTCAGTAATGAAACGGGAGGGCAGCAAGTAGCTGTTCCACAACCTAGAAACCGCGTGGCCCAACGAGCAGCCAAGCTTCTCCAGGCTATAGATGTGCTTAGGCCAGCTCAGAAG GCccagcgaaggagggaggagagacgccTGAAAGCAAAGCATCTTGAACGCTCCAACAAAGTAAGAGAAGTGGCTAGTGCAGGAAACAAGAGATCCAGGCGTTGTGACATGATGACTCCTGCCAAATTTTCCCGTGCAGTAAACAACCGCAAGTGCTAA
- the LOC125048167 gene encoding tumor protein p53-inducible nuclear protein 2-like isoform X1, with amino-acid sequence MGTYVLFPEKMLANLTSLIWGTPSAEEPKDTAEGKPASGGEPSDTQTAPESSQPFKCATPTIRAATPVDGEESDWVLVERAEAGGVSHGDDQTTTQRLPVPSSVLASSPLPFAGEVGEAATQEWLMTPPPCFTRSQTAPLASSPLENLLIEHPSMSVYLPRPTSAAIGRIFPRRVLSHPSPYSRSSPSVSPSSVLTPDENDDSPMREEVSNETGGQQVAVPQPRNRVAQRAAKLLQAIDVLRPAQKAQRRREERRLKAKHLERSNKVREVASAGNKRSRRCDMMTPAKFSRAVNNRKC; translated from the exons AGAAAATGCTGGCCAACCTCACGTCGCTGATATGGGGAACTCCGAGCGCAGAAGAGCCGAAGGACACCGCGGAGGGCAAGCCAGCGAGCGGAGGAGAGCCCAGTGACACGCAGACGGCGCCGGAGAGCAGTCAGCCGTTCAAGTGTGCGACGCCCACCATCCGAGCCGCGACGCCCGTGGATGGGGAGGAGTCGGACTGGGTGCTGGTGGAGAGGGCTG AGGCTGGTGGTGTGAGCCATGGGGATGACCAAACAACAACGCAGCGGCTACCAGTACCTTCATCTGTGCTCGCTTCATCGCCGCTACCTTTTGCTGGGGAGGTGGGTGAGGCTGCGACACAGGAATGGCTCATGACTCCTCCACCATGTTTTACACGGTCACAGACAGCTCCCCTGGCCTCTTCTCCACTTGAAAATTTGCTCATTGAGCATCCAAGCATGTCTGTGTACCTGCCACGCCCCACCAGTGCTGCCATTGGGAGAATATTTCCACGACGGGTATTATCTCATCCCTCCCCATATTCCCGTTCTTCCCCCTCAGTGTCTCCCTCCTCCGTGCTCACCCCTGATGAGAACGATGACTCCCCCATGAGAGAAGAGGTCAGTAATGAAACGGGAGGGCAGCAAGTAGCTGTTCCACAACCTAGAAACCGCGTGGCCCAACGAGCAGCCAAGCTTCTCCAGGCTATAGATGTGCTTAGGCCAGCTCAGAAG GCccagcgaaggagggaggagagacgccTGAAAGCAAAGCATCTTGAACGCTCCAACAAAGTAAGAGAAGTGGCTAGTGCAGGAAACAAGAGATCCAGGCGTTGTGACATGATGACTCCTGCCAAATTTTCCCGTGCAGTAAACAACCGCAAGTGCTAA